From the Streptomyces nodosus genome, the window GGCGCGGGGCCCTCCTCGTCGAGCAGATGGGCGAGTTGATTGCGGACGGCCTGGCCGGTCCAGTACGTGCGGGCGTAGTCGAAGACCAGCACATCCGGGTCGGAGGTCTCCTTCAGCCGGTCGGCGATGTCCCGCAGCGCGCCCGGGGTCAGGGTGTCGTCGCCGTCCAGAAAGAGCAGATAGTCGCCGCTCGCCCGCTCCAGCGCCGCGTTGCGGGCCCGGCCGAGTCCCATGTTCTGCGGCAGATGCACCGGGTGCACCCGGGGGTCACGGGCGGCGAACTCGTCGACGATCGCGCCGCAGGCGTCGGGTGAGCAGTCGTCCACGGCGATCACCTCGAAGTCCGTGTACGACTGTTCCAGCACGGAGGTGAGGCATTCCTGGAGGTACGCCTGAACCTTGAACGCGGGGACGATGACACTGAACCTGGGCAACGGGCATCCATGGGATCGGCGCGGGCATACTGCCCGGAAACGGCCGATGACGCCCTTTGGTTACGCCGGACGTGGCAAGCGGGGGAACGCGGGTGGAAAACCCAGGTGAACGGCGAGGAGCGGGCCGGGGCCCGGCCCACCCGTGAACTTCCGTGCGGACGGCGCCGTTTGACGCTGCCCGACGGGCCGCCGGAGGCGAACCGCCGCGGGAGCGCGCGGCGGACGGCCCCGCGGGATCACCCTCGGGACGAACACGCCCGTGACCGAGGAGCCCCGGTCACAGCAGTGAGGGGACCTCGGTCGCCGACACCGACCGTGCCGCCCTCTCCAGCGCGCTCGCCAACAGGGCCAGATCCGTGGGCCCGTTCCCCAGCTCGCGGACCGGACGCCGGGTCGGCGGGTCGCCCATGCGATGCCACTCCAGCGGGACGACCGTGGGGCGGAGCGTCGCCGTGCGAGGGATGCGCCCCGTGATCCGCCCGCCCTGGAAGGGCGTCATCGTGCCGTCCGGTCTCGTCAACCGTCCACGGCCGGGGGCCGGTTCGTCCGCGCCCGAGGACACCTCCTCCAGGGCGATGCGCAGCGGGGCCGTGCGGGCCGGCTCCCACTGCGCCGTCCGTCCGCCCGGGTGCGTGGCGGCCACCAGATGCACCCCGAGCCGGCCCCCGTGCAGGGCCACCGCCTCCAGCGCCCTGACGACCGACCCGGCCGCCGGGCGGCCCGGTGAGCCGAGCGCCGGGGACAGCAGTGCGTCCAGGTCGTCGACCAGCACCACCAGCCGGGCCAGCGCGGGCCCCGGCTCCGGTTGCCGGCGCTTCGCCCCCGGCCGCAGCCGCAGGGTGGTGCTCGGCGGCGAGTCCAGGTCGCCCGAGGCCGAACCCCCCGCCCGCTGCGGCACGATCCGGCTGCCCGACACCTCCCGCTGGAGGTGCCATTCGATGAAACCGAGCCGCCCCAGCAGCTCGGCCCGCCGCTTCAGCTCGGCACTGAGGGACTGCGCGAACTCCCGCATGCGCACCGGGTCGTTGGCCGCGAGATGGGTGGTGACATGCGGCAGATCCGTGCACACCCCGAGGCCGTCACCGCCCCGCGCGCCGTTCTCCGCGCGGTCGCGGCCGTCGACCAGCACCAGCCCCAGCCGGTCCGGACGCTCGACCGACGCCAGCGCCGCGGCGATCGAGCGCAGCAGCTCCGTACGGCCGCTGCCGGGCGGTCCCTCGATCAGCAGATGCGGTCCCTCCGCGGCCAGATCCAGAGGGACCGGACCGCGGGGACCGGCGCCCAGCACCGCCCAGGCGCGCCCGCCCGGCGCCCCGGGGTCGTCCGTCGCGTCCGCCCAGCGCGCCATCAGGGAGGCGGGGGTGGCCCGTGCCAGCCCCAGCTCGTCCAGCAGCCGCGCCATCTGCGGCAACGGCGCCGACACCCGTGGGTGCCGGTCCCCGCCGCCGTCCGGGCGCAGCGGGGCGAGCGCCCGGGCGAACCGCTCCGCCCAGGCCGGGGACACCGCGTCCACGGCGGCGACCGTGCCGTGCCCCACCGGGGCACGCGTGCCGCGCACGCTGTCCGTGCCCTCCCCGGGCGCGACCCGCAGCAGTCGCAGGGCCGTCGCCACATCGCCGCTCAGCAGACCGACGGCACCGCACTCACGGAACGCCGGTGAGACCGCGCAGGCCGCCTCATAGGTCTGGGTCACCGGTGAGGCGGGTGAGCAGGAGGGCGCCTCGGCCAGGCACAGCAGATGGATCCCGGCCCGCGCGCCGTCCCGTGCCAGCCGCACCAGGGCCTCGCGCACCTCGGCACCGGGATCGCCGTCCACGACCACCACCGTGCAGGGACCGGTGAAGGCGCCGTCCTGCACCGGGGAGGGACGGCGTCGGCCGGCGCCTCGCCGCGCGGGGGCGTCCTGAGCGGCCGGGTGGTGCCAGCTGCCGTACGTGCGGCCGGTCGGGCCGGACGGGCCCGTCGCGCCGGTGACGCGGTCCGTGCCGGTCGTGTGGTCCGTGACCGTGGGGCGAGCGGCACCGGACGTGGCGGGGGAGCCCGCCGGTTCCGCCAGGTGGTCCTTGAGCCGGCGCAGCAGCTCGTCCGTACGGGCCACCGCCTGGTCGGCGTCGTACGCCAGCAGCAGCCGGCAGTCCTGGCCGTGGCCCGGGCGGACCTGGGGGAGCCAGCCGAGCCAGGACCAGTCGGCGGTGCGCTCCGCCAGTGGACGGGAGCGATCGGCGCTGATCAGGACCAGCTCCAGGGCATCGGGGGAGTGCAGCGCGGCGAGCTGTGCCAGCACCGCGCGGGCCAGCCCGGTCAGCCGCTCCCGGGGCCCGGCCAGACCCAGCGCGCCCACCTCGCGCAGCCCGGCGGTCACCGGGACGGCGGGCAGCACCCCGGAGCCGTCCGGCGACACCCGGTCGGCCGTGCCAAGCCGCACCGTGAGCGCCTCGGGATGGTCGGGGCCGCGCTCCCACAGCCGCGGTCCGGGGCCGAGCGCGGTCAGCAGCAGGGCCGCGGGGTCGGGCCACTTCTCCGGGGCCCGGGCCTGGAGGGCCGCGAAGGCCGGGACGCCCCCCTCCTCGTACGCCGTCCGCCCGGCGCCGCCCTGGTCGAAGCGGCTCCCGGCGAGCCGGCGCGCCCATGCGGTGAACGCGCCGCGCCTGCGCAGGCCCGGCGGCACCTGGATGCCCCGGGGCGGGGTGCCCTTGCGGGTGCCGTCGAACACCATCGCGCCCCCGGACACCGGGACCGGGTTCTCGACCGAGGGGGCGCCGCCCTGCTCCGGTACGGCCGGCGCCGCGGGGCCCTCCTCCGGTCGGCGGGGTGGACCCGAGGGACCGGGGGACAGCGGTTCCCCGGTCCGGTGCTCCTGTGCTCCCGGGGCGTGGCCGCCCGAGGCGCCCCAGGCGGTGTCGCCGAAGCCATGATGGGTGTCACCGGAGAGGCTCCCGGCCGGGGTGGGGCGGTCCGTGCGGGCAGGACCGGGCTCCGGGGCGGCGGTGCCGGAGCCGTGCCGTCCGTCCCGTGGGGTGCCGTCGCCGCCGGTGCGGCCGCCCCTGGCGGCGCCGGGCGCGAACCCGCTCACCCGTCCCGTGCGTGCGCGCGGCTCGGCCGTCGTCGTGCCTCCCGGCTCCTCTCCGAGGACGCGGACATGTCCCTCGCCGTCCGGCGCCGTGCCCACGGACCTTATGCCGCGGGACGCGGCCAGCCGCAGGGAGGACTCGCCGAGGCGCAGCAGGGCCCCCGGGGCGAGACGCACCGGCTGGTCGGTCACCGGGCGGCCGTCGAGCACCGTGCCGTTGGTGGAGCCCAGGTCGGCGACCGAGACCCGGCCGTCGGCGGTGACCGTGACCGCGCAGTGCAGCCGGGAGACGTCCGGGTCGTCCAGCGGCACGTCCGCGTCGGCGGACCGGCCGATGCGGATCACCCCGCCGTGCAGCAGATGGACACCGCCCGCGTCAGGGCCCGCGACCACATGGAGCTGGGCCGCGTCCTCGTCCGGCTCGGGGCCCGGCTCCGCGGGAGCGCCCAGGGTCAGCACCGCGCCGTCCAGCAGCGGCGGCTCGCCCAGGGTGCAACGCTGTGCGTCCAGCCGCTCCGTGCCCGCGTACAGCACCACGGGCCCGCTCCCGGGCTCCCGGCCCCGTTCGCTCGAGGAGGCACCCCCGCCCGCTCCCGCCGCCGCGGCCAGGGCCGAGGCCACCGCGGCCAGCGCCGTCCCGGCGGGCGCGGTGACCAGCACATCGCAGCTTGCGGCGCGGGCCCGTGAGGTGGGGGGCGGGCCCTGCGGATCTACGACGGTCAGCCGGATCTGCATCGCCGTCAGCGGTCCCTTCTGCGCGGACGCCCGCGCACGGGGACGGAGCCGAAGTCGCGGTCCCCCACCGCTACTTCCCCCCACCGCACACGAACACATCGGCCAGTACGGGGAGCATCCTCGCACCTGCCACGGACAGTGCGCCCGCCGCCCGCAGCCATGTGATCTTGATTGGTCGGCTCTGCCCCCAAAAATGCCTGCGCGGTGCCCGGCCGCGGTCCGCTTGAGACCGCTCACGCCTGGTTCGGGCAACCTGGTCACCGAGGCGGACGTCTTCTCGTCGTACCCCCACGGAGACGGAGGTGCGGGTGGTGCGGGGCGCGGTGATCTCGCCGCCGTCCTCCGCGGTTGTGGAATGACGCCCATGACGGTGGAATACGGCGGTGTACGGACGGGCCGCCGACCGCCCGGTGCCGCGAGCGACGGCACTACAGTGGGGCGGAACACCAGTAGCACGGTGGACGTACCAGGCAAGCAAGCAGCAGGGAGCGCATGACGTGCGGCCGGTCGGCAGCAAATACCTGCTCGTGGAACCGCTCGGACGCGGCGCCACGGGCACCGTCTGGCGTGCCAGCCAGCGGGAGGCCGCGGGCGCCGAGGCGGCCGTCGCGGGCCAGCCAGGCGAGACCGTGGCGATCAAGGTCCTCAAGGAGGAGCTGGCGAGCGACGCGGACATCGTGATGCGGTTCCTGCGGGAGCGGTCCGTCCTGCTGCGCCTGACCCACCCGAACATCGTGCGGGTGCGGGACCTGGTGGTCGAGGGCGATCTGCTGGCGCTGGTCATGGACCTGGTCGAGGGTCCCGACCTGCACCGCTACCTCCGCGACAACGGCCCCTTCTCGCCGGTCGCCGCATCCCTGCTCACCGCGCAGATCGCCGACGCGCTGGCCGCGAGCCACGCGGACGGAGTGGTGCACCGCGACCTCAAGCCCGCGAACGTCCTGCTCAAGCAGGAGCACGGGCAGATGCACCCGATGCTGACCGACTTCGGTATCGCCCGACTGGCCGACTCGCCCGGTCTCACCCGTACCCATGAGTTCGTGGGCACGCCCGCCTATGTCGCCCCCGAGTCCGCCGAGGGCCGTCCGCAGACCTCCGCCGTCGACATCTACGGCGCCGGCATCCTGCTGTACGAGCTGATCACCGGGCGCCCGCCGTTCGCCGGGGCGACCGCCCTCGAAGTGCTTCACCAGCATCTGAGCGAGGAGCCCCGCCGTCCCTCCACGGTGCCCGACCCGCTGTGGACGGTCATCGACCGCTGTCTGCGCAAGAACCCGGACGACCGGCCCAGCGCCGAGAACCTGGCGCGGGCGCTGAGGGTCGTGGCGGAGGGCGTCGGGGTGCATGCGAACTCCGCGCAGATCGCCGCCGCCGAGGGTGTGGGCGCGCTGCTCGGGCCGGACCCGGCCCCGGCCGCCGTGCCCGGCGCCGCCGACGCCACCCAGGTGCTGCCGCAGGGCTCGGCCTCCTTCGACCCGAACGCGGCCACCAGCGTCCTGCCGCACACCGTGGACTCCGCGGACCCCACCGCCATGCTGCCGAACACCGGCGCGGCCGACCCCACGGCGGTGCTGCCGCCGGTGCCGCCGGGGGCCGAGCCCGGGCAGCAGGAGCCGCACCCCTGGCAGAACCAGCTGCGCGCGGCCCGCGACCGCAACGAACAGACCCAGGTCCAGTACCTCGACCCGGAGCAGGACCCGCTGCGCCGCAGGCCGCAGCGGCAGGTCGCGCGTCCCCAGCAGCGGCCGCAGCAGCCCGGGCCCGGGTACGGATATCAGCAGCAGCCCCAGCGGCAGCAGTACGCGCCCGCCCCGCAGCAGCAGCCCCAGCGGCAGCAGTACGCACCCGCCCCGCAGCAGCAGCCCCAGCGGTATGCGCCCGCGCCCCAGCAGCCTCAGCAGCCCGCCCCGCGGCCGGCGCGCGAGCCGCGTCCGCCGCGGCAGCGCAGCGCCAACCCGATGAAGATCCCGGGACTCGGCTGCCTGAAGGGGTGCCTGTTCATGGTCCTCATCCTGTTCGTCGCGGGGTGGCTGGTGTGGGAGTTCAGTCCGCTCCAGGGCTGGCTCGGCACCACGAACACGTACTGGGACCAGCTGAAGGACTGGTACGACACGGTGACCGGGTGGTTCGGCTAGAGCAGCTGAGGAGCCGGGGGCGACGGGCCGTCGGCGCGGCGCATGCCCCCGGCACGACCCCGGAGCGGTCCGGGCATGGGGATTTGTCGACACCCAACGGATGATTTCCGTCTCGGCGGTGAAGGCCGTCGCTCCGGACGCGTAGGTTTGTCGACCGGGACCCGCGGGTCGGCGCCAGCCGCCGCCGGACCGGTTCCCGGAACGGCGCAGCGTCGGCACCACGCGTCCCCAGTAGGAGCAGCCTTGGCACGGAAGATCGGCAGCCGGTACACCGCGAACCAGATTCTGGGACGGGGGAGCGCCGGCACGGTGTGGCTGGGCGAGGGGCCGGACGGGCCCGTCGCCGTCAAGCTGTTGCGCGAGGACCTCGCGTCCGACCAGGAGCTCGTGGGCCGCTTCGTCCGGGAGCGCACGGCGCTGTTGGGGCTGGAGCATCCCCATGTCGTGTCCGTACGGGACCTGGTGGTCGACGGCAACGACCTGGCACTGGTCATGGACCTGGTCCGGGGCACCGATCTGCGGACCCGCCTGGACCGGGAGCGCCGACTGTCGCCCGAGGCGGCGGTCGCGATCGTGGCGGACGTGGCGGAGGGGCTGGCGGCGGCACACGCGGCGGGCGTGGTGCACCGCGATGTGAAGCCGGAGAATGTGCTGCTGGACATGGAGGGGCCGCTGGGCCCCGGCGGCGCGCACCCGGCGCTGCTCACGGACTTCGGTGTGGCGAAGCTGATCGACTCCCCGCGCCGCACCCGCGCGACGAAGATCATCGGCACTCCCGACTATCTGGCGCCGGAGGTCGTGGAGGGCCTGCCGCCGAGCGCGGCCGTGGACATCTATGCGCTGATGACGGTCCTCTACGAGCTGCTTGCGGGCTTCACCCCGTTCGGCGGCGGCCATCCGGGGGCGGTGCTGCGCCGCCATGTCACGGAGACGGTGGTTCCGCTCCCCGGCATCCCGGACGAGCTGTGGCGGCTGATGGTGCAGTGCCTGGCCAAGGCGCCGGCGTCGCGGCTGCGGGCGTCGGAGCTGGCGGCCCGGCTGCGGGAGCAACTGCCGCTGCTGGCAGGCATTCCGCCGCTGGACGTGGACGAACCGGACGCGGAGACGGAGCAGGAGGCCCCCGAGGCCGTGCCGGGCAGGCCCGAGGCGGCGCGGGAACGCCGTGGGGCGGTGCCGTTGGTGCCGGGGGCCAGGCCGGACTCCAACCGGGACACCCACACCTCGATGCGGGTGCCGATGCCGGACGAGCTGGCGGGCGGCGCCCGTGGCACCGCCCGGGTGCCCCGGGCGGTGGGCGCCCCGCGCCCGGGCTCGGCCCGCCGCCGTGCGCAGGCCCGCCGCCGCAGGATCGTCCTGGCCGCCGTGAGCACGGTGGTGCTGGCCGCGGTCGGCGTGGGGACCTGGCTGGCCGTGTCCGACGAGGACGGCGGACAACCTCCGCCCACCGGGAACTCGGCCCCGGCCGTGCCGTAGGGCGAGTTCCGAAAGCACCGGCTGCCCCGCGACGCCCCGCCCCGTCCCACTTCCCGTCACGGTTCTCCGCCGCCGGGCGCACGGGGTAACCGACGGTCACCCTGCGATCGCCGCCCGGCGGAGCCGTTACGCTGGATGCGTGGCAGTCGTCGATGTATCCGAAGAGCTCAAGTCCCTCTCCTCGACCATGGAGTCGATCGAGGCCGTTCTGGACCTCGACAAGATGAGGGCAGACATCGCCGTGCTCGAGGAGCAGGCGGCCGCGCCGTCCCTGTGGGACAACCCGGACGAGGCGCAGAAGATCACCAGCAAGCTCTCCCACCTCCAGTCCGAGGTGCGGAAGGCCGAGGCCCTGCGCGGCCGGATCGACGACCTCGATGTGCTCTTCGAGCTCGCCGAGGCCGAGGACGACCCGGACACCCTCGCCGAGGCCGAGGCCGAACTCGCCGAGGTCAGGAAGGCGCTGGACGAGATGGAGGTCCGCACCCTGCTGTCCGGCGAGTACGACGCCCGTGAGGCGCTCGTCAACATCCGCGCCGAGGCCGGTGGCGTCGACGCCGCCGACTTCGCCGAGAAGCTCCAGCGCATGTATCTGCGCTGGGCCGAGCAGCACGGCTACAAGACCGAGATCTACGAGACCTCGTACGCCGAAGAGGCCGGCATCAAGTCCACCACCTTCGCCGTCCAGGCGCCCTACGCCTACGGCACCCTCTCCGTCGAGCAGGGGACGCACCGGCTGGTCCGTATCTCGCCCTTCGACAACCAGGGCCGGCGCCAGACCTCCTTCGCGGGTGTGGAGGTGCTTCCCGTCGTCGAGCAGTCCGACCATGTGGAGATCGACGAGTCGGACCTTCGCGTCGATGTCTTCCGCTCCTCCGGACCCGGCGGCCAGGGCGTCAACACGACCGACTCCGCGGTGCGTATCACCCACCTCCCCACCGGCATCGTCGTCACCTGTCAGAACGAGCGGTCCCAGATCCAGAACCGGGCCACCGCGATGAACGTGCTGCAGGCCAAGCTCCTCGAGCGGCGCCGGCAGGAGGAGCAGGCCAAGATGGACGCCCTCAAGGGGGACGGCGGCAACTCCTGGGGCAACCAGATGCGTTCGTACGTCCTGCACCCGTACCAGATGGTCAAGGATCTGCGGACCGAGCACGAAGTCGGCAACCCCGAGGCCGTGTTCAGCGGTGAGATCGACGGGTTCATCGAGGCCGGCATCCGCTGGCGCAAGCAGCAGGAGAAGTAGTCCCGACGCGAACGGCGAGACCGCCGTCGCGGGACAACGCTTTGTCGACAAGGCAACTGCCCTTTCCCTAAGGGTAGTTGCCTTCTCTTTTGCCCGATGTCCGGGTTTTACATCACACTCACAGCCTTCCCTCTTTCGCAAAGGACCGCAGAGGCCGCATTCCGCGCGCAACGTCCTTGACGTTGCTGTGAAAAGTCGGAAGGGTGATGCGCGGCATGCGTATCTACGGGGTGCATGTGAACCGGGGGGCTCGATCACAGCCGTCCCCGATGCCGCGGCCCCGTGCGCTGCTCCATTGACGATCGGCTACTGGGGGTAGCAGGCAGATGACAAAAAAGACGCGGGTCCGTGTGGCGCGCATAGCCGCCGGCGCGATGATCGCCGCCGGTGCTTCGCTGACCGCCGCGGGTGCCGCTTCGGCTCTCGACCTCAATGTGTCGGCCACTCTGACCACCGCCGACGACCCGGGTGACGGGGGCGACGACTGTGACATCGTCGCCTGCACCGACCCGACCGACCCGGGCGACAGCTCCGGTGAGCCGGGCGACCCGGGTGACGGTTCGGGCGACCCGGGTGACGGCTCCGGCACCCCGGGCGACGGTTCGGGTACCCCGGGTGACGGCTCCGGCACTCCGGGCGACGGTTCGGGTACCCCGGGCGACGGCTCCGGAACCCCGGGCGACGGCTCGGGCACCCCGGGCGGCAACGGCGGCTCCGGCGGCAACGGTGGCTCGGGCGGCAACGGCGGTTCGGGCGACAACGGTGGCTCGGGCAACGGTGGCGGTACCGGCGGCAGCGGCTCGAACGGTGGCGGCAACTCGGGCGGCGGGGGCAGCATCCCCGACGGCGGCAACCACCCGGTCCAGCAGGACAAGGGCTCCTCGGTCCTGACCGACACCGGCTCCAGCAGCGGCACCACCGCTCAGGGGAACGGCAAGGAGCTGGCCGAGACGGGTGCCGGCCAGACCGCCTTCCTGCTGATCGGTGCCGCCACGATGATCGCCGGCGGTTTCGGCTTCCGTATGCTGCCCCGCCTCATGGAGGGCCGTGGCGGCGCCGCTGCCTGAGCGGCGGTCGTGACGGGCGTGACCCCGTGCCCGCGGAGGTGATCCACACCTCCGCGGCCGCGGGCGGCGCATGAGAAAGGCCCGGGGCACCTGCCCCGGGCCTCTTTCTGTCCTGTCACATCTGTCACACCGTCTGGTGCGCCACCACCGCAAGCGCCGCGATCAATATGGCCAGGAGCACGATCAGCGCCGTCGGATTCAGCCCCGACCAGGGGCTCTCCTGCTGGAGCCGCTCCCGGCTGGCGCGGCAGACCGGGCAACGACCCTCATTGACGGGCGCAGCGCAGTTCGCGCACACCAATCGGTCGTACGTCATGCGCCTCGCCCTCCTTGTGCCGCTCTCACGTACACAACGTCTCCGGGAACGCAACCGTTCCCCACCCCACTGTGCCAGGTTCCGTCGATTTCGGCGCGGCCTCCCCGCCCGGCCGGGCACCGGGCCCGTGCCGCACCGGTGCACCGTCACCGCCCGAAATCGTTCGCGGAACGCACGGAACCTTCATGGCGCGCGGACAAACCACATGACTCCCGCGCAAACCCCGATCGGCGACTGCGCACCCACACCCGAGTCGCGTAAGGTCACGGTCACCTACCCCCGACGGCCCGTGGTGTATCCGTGATCCGATTCGACAACGTGTCCAAGGTCTACCCCAAACAGGCCCACCCCGCACTCAGGGATGTCTCCCTCGAAGTGGAGAAGGGTGAGTTTGTCTTCCTGGTGGGGTCCTCCGGCTCCGGTAAGTCCACCTTTCTGAGGCTGATCCTGCGCGAGGAGCGCGCCAGCCACGGCCAGGTGCATGTGCTGGGCAAGGACCTCGCCCGCCTCTCCAACTGGAAGGTGCCGCACATGCGCCGCCAGCTGGGGACGGTCTTCCAGGACTTCCGGCTCCTGCCCAACAAGACGGTCGGCGAGAACGTGGCCTTCGCACAGGAGGTCATCGGCAAGACGCGTGGTGAGATCCGCAAGTCCGTGCCCCAGGTGCTCGATCTGGTCGGGCTCAGCGGCAAGGAGGACCGCAGGCCCGGCGAGCTGTCCGGTGGTGAGCAGCAGCGCGTCGCCATCGCGCGGGCGTTCGTCAACCGGCCCAAGCTGCTGATCGCCGACGAGCCCACCGGCAACCTCGACCCGCAGACCTCCGTCGGCATCATGAAACTGCTCGACCGGATCAACCGGACGGGCACGACCGTGGTGATGGCGACCCACGACCAGAACATCGTGGACCAGATGCGCAAACGCGTCATCGAGCTGGAGAAGGGCCTCCTCGTCCGCGACCAGGCGCGCGGCGTCTACGGCTACCAGCACTGAGTTCCACGGAAAGGCTTGAGCAGACGCCATGCGCGCCCAGTTCGTACTGTCCGAGATCGGTGTCGGTCTCCGCCGCAATCTGACGATGACCTTCGCGGTGGTCGTCTCGGTCGCCCTGTCCCTCGCCCTGTTCGGTGGTTCGCTCCTGATGAGCGACCAGGTGAACCAGATGAAGGGCTACTGGTACGACAAGGTCAACGTCTCGATCTTCTTCTGCAACAAGAGCGACGCGACCTCCGACTCCAACTGCGCCAAGGGCGCGGTCACCGCGGAGCAGAAGAAGCAGATCCTCGACGACCTGAACAAGATGACCACGGTCGTCGAGAAGGTCACCCCCGAGACGCAGGACGAGGCCTACAAGCACTACAAGGAGCAGTTCGGCGACTCCCCGCTGGCCAGTTCGCTCACGCCGGACCAGATGCAGGAGTCGTACCGCATCAAGCTGAAGAAGCCCGAGCAGTACAAGATCATCGCGAGTGCCTTCAACGGCCGTGACGGCGTCCAGTCGGTGCAGGACCAGAAGAACATCCTCGACAACCTCTTCGGACTGCTCAACGGCATGAACTGGGCCGCCCGCGCGGTCATGGCGATGATGCTGGTCGTCGCGC encodes:
- a CDS encoding FHA domain-containing protein encodes the protein MQIRLTVVDPQGPPPTSRARAASCDVLVTAPAGTALAAVASALAAAAGAGGGASSSERGREPGSGPVVLYAGTERLDAQRCTLGEPPLLDGAVLTLGAPAEPGPEPDEDAAQLHVVAGPDAGGVHLLHGGVIRIGRSADADVPLDDPDVSRLHCAVTVTADGRVSVADLGSTNGTVLDGRPVTDQPVRLAPGALLRLGESSLRLAASRGIRSVGTAPDGEGHVRVLGEEPGGTTTAEPRARTGRVSGFAPGAARGGRTGGDGTPRDGRHGSGTAAPEPGPARTDRPTPAGSLSGDTHHGFGDTAWGASGGHAPGAQEHRTGEPLSPGPSGPPRRPEEGPAAPAVPEQGGAPSVENPVPVSGGAMVFDGTRKGTPPRGIQVPPGLRRRGAFTAWARRLAGSRFDQGGAGRTAYEEGGVPAFAALQARAPEKWPDPAALLLTALGPGPRLWERGPDHPEALTVRLGTADRVSPDGSGVLPAVPVTAGLREVGALGLAGPRERLTGLARAVLAQLAALHSPDALELVLISADRSRPLAERTADWSWLGWLPQVRPGHGQDCRLLLAYDADQAVARTDELLRRLKDHLAEPAGSPATSGAARPTVTDHTTGTDRVTGATGPSGPTGRTYGSWHHPAAQDAPARRGAGRRRPSPVQDGAFTGPCTVVVVDGDPGAEVREALVRLARDGARAGIHLLCLAEAPSCSPASPVTQTYEAACAVSPAFRECGAVGLLSGDVATALRLLRVAPGEGTDSVRGTRAPVGHGTVAAVDAVSPAWAERFARALAPLRPDGGGDRHPRVSAPLPQMARLLDELGLARATPASLMARWADATDDPGAPGGRAWAVLGAGPRGPVPLDLAAEGPHLLIEGPPGSGRTELLRSIAAALASVERPDRLGLVLVDGRDRAENGARGGDGLGVCTDLPHVTTHLAANDPVRMREFAQSLSAELKRRAELLGRLGFIEWHLQREVSGSRIVPQRAGGSASGDLDSPPSTTLRLRPGAKRRQPEPGPALARLVVLVDDLDALLSPALGSPGRPAAGSVVRALEAVALHGGRLGVHLVAATHPGGRTAQWEPARTAPLRIALEEVSSGADEPAPGRGRLTRPDGTMTPFQGGRITGRIPRTATLRPTVVPLEWHRMGDPPTRRPVRELGNGPTDLALLASALERAARSVSATEVPSLL
- a CDS encoding serine/threonine-protein kinase, whose translation is MRPVGSKYLLVEPLGRGATGTVWRASQREAAGAEAAVAGQPGETVAIKVLKEELASDADIVMRFLRERSVLLRLTHPNIVRVRDLVVEGDLLALVMDLVEGPDLHRYLRDNGPFSPVAASLLTAQIADALAASHADGVVHRDLKPANVLLKQEHGQMHPMLTDFGIARLADSPGLTRTHEFVGTPAYVAPESAEGRPQTSAVDIYGAGILLYELITGRPPFAGATALEVLHQHLSEEPRRPSTVPDPLWTVIDRCLRKNPDDRPSAENLARALRVVAEGVGVHANSAQIAAAEGVGALLGPDPAPAAVPGAADATQVLPQGSASFDPNAATSVLPHTVDSADPTAMLPNTGAADPTAVLPPVPPGAEPGQQEPHPWQNQLRAARDRNEQTQVQYLDPEQDPLRRRPQRQVARPQQRPQQPGPGYGYQQQPQRQQYAPAPQQQPQRQQYAPAPQQQPQRYAPAPQQPQQPAPRPAREPRPPRQRSANPMKIPGLGCLKGCLFMVLILFVAGWLVWEFSPLQGWLGTTNTYWDQLKDWYDTVTGWFG
- a CDS encoding serine/threonine-protein kinase, translating into MARKIGSRYTANQILGRGSAGTVWLGEGPDGPVAVKLLREDLASDQELVGRFVRERTALLGLEHPHVVSVRDLVVDGNDLALVMDLVRGTDLRTRLDRERRLSPEAAVAIVADVAEGLAAAHAAGVVHRDVKPENVLLDMEGPLGPGGAHPALLTDFGVAKLIDSPRRTRATKIIGTPDYLAPEVVEGLPPSAAVDIYALMTVLYELLAGFTPFGGGHPGAVLRRHVTETVVPLPGIPDELWRLMVQCLAKAPASRLRASELAARLREQLPLLAGIPPLDVDEPDAETEQEAPEAVPGRPEAARERRGAVPLVPGARPDSNRDTHTSMRVPMPDELAGGARGTARVPRAVGAPRPGSARRRAQARRRRIVLAAVSTVVLAAVGVGTWLAVSDEDGGQPPPTGNSAPAVP
- the prfB gene encoding peptide chain release factor 2, which gives rise to MAVVDVSEELKSLSSTMESIEAVLDLDKMRADIAVLEEQAAAPSLWDNPDEAQKITSKLSHLQSEVRKAEALRGRIDDLDVLFELAEAEDDPDTLAEAEAELAEVRKALDEMEVRTLLSGEYDAREALVNIRAEAGGVDAADFAEKLQRMYLRWAEQHGYKTEIYETSYAEEAGIKSTTFAVQAPYAYGTLSVEQGTHRLVRISPFDNQGRRQTSFAGVEVLPVVEQSDHVEIDESDLRVDVFRSSGPGGQGVNTTDSAVRITHLPTGIVVTCQNERSQIQNRATAMNVLQAKLLERRRQEEQAKMDALKGDGGNSWGNQMRSYVLHPYQMVKDLRTEHEVGNPEAVFSGEIDGFIEAGIRWRKQQEK
- the ftsE gene encoding cell division ATP-binding protein FtsE, which translates into the protein MIRFDNVSKVYPKQAHPALRDVSLEVEKGEFVFLVGSSGSGKSTFLRLILREERASHGQVHVLGKDLARLSNWKVPHMRRQLGTVFQDFRLLPNKTVGENVAFAQEVIGKTRGEIRKSVPQVLDLVGLSGKEDRRPGELSGGEQQRVAIARAFVNRPKLLIADEPTGNLDPQTSVGIMKLLDRINRTGTTVVMATHDQNIVDQMRKRVIELEKGLLVRDQARGVYGYQH
- the ftsX gene encoding permease-like cell division protein FtsX produces the protein MRAQFVLSEIGVGLRRNLTMTFAVVVSVALSLALFGGSLLMSDQVNQMKGYWYDKVNVSIFFCNKSDATSDSNCAKGAVTAEQKKQILDDLNKMTTVVEKVTPETQDEAYKHYKEQFGDSPLASSLTPDQMQESYRIKLKKPEQYKIIASAFNGRDGVQSVQDQKNILDNLFGLLNGMNWAARAVMAMMLVVALMLIVNTVRVSAFSRRRETGIMRLVGASGFYIQAPFIMEAAVAGLIGGTVACGFLLIGRYFLIDHGLDLSHKLNLINFIGWDAVLTKLPLILATSLLMPALAAFFALRKYLKV